From a single Thermothielavioides terrestris NRRL 8126 chromosome 1, complete sequence genomic region:
- a CDS encoding pseudouridine synthase, which yields MTEGFQARTGIIVASCQEMAVSTSSLDASGESRRDREGATPSDAGLQLPHSLPPEKWPWPYYFEDGLRRVSPYFYTYNTWCKERWRGRQLVDIFESEFRDRPLEYYRAAMVSGQVAVNGKTVGPNYILKNGDLISHTTHRHEPPVTAEPIGIIHEDEDMVVINKPSGLPVHPAGRYNYNSVVEIMKQERGPNFAPRPCNRLDRLTSGIMFIAKHAKAAEQLGAQILRRSVRKEYIARVIGRFPDGEVVCDQPILQISPKLGLNRVRANGKPARTVFKRLAYYPPTASSAQARHCGPETGKPSTANELGEAVEQTRRCESQEGYSIVRCLPVTGRTHQIRVHLQFLGHPIQNDPIYANQKVWGLDLGCNDAEATQNTDEDIITRLSRMGKDQVADAVAYHDEMVDEYYKRKAEKMSGEVCALCGTPLYTDPGEQELSLWLHSLRYEDAEGTWSYASPLPAWALPPEGSCGPTQVGGMEDLVGAAGIAPVE from the coding sequence ATGACGGAGGGCTTTCAGGCGCGCACCGGCATTATCGTGGCTTCGTGCCAGGAGATGGCAGTTTCGACAAGCAGTCTCGACGCCTCGGGCGAGTCGAGGCGGGACCGAGAAGGCGCAACCCCCTCGGACGCCGGGCTCCAGCTGCCGCATTCACTTCCTCCAGAGAAATGGCCGTGGCCATACTATTTCGAAGACGGCCTCCGTCGGGTTTCTCCTTATTTTTACACATATAACACGTGGTGCAAAGAACGATGGCGTGGtcgccagctcgtcgacatTTTCGAAAGCGAGTTCCGCGATCGGCCCCTTGAGTACTACCGCGCCGCCATGGTGTCCGGCCAGGTTGCTGTCAATGGCAAGACGGTCGGTCCAAATTACATTCTCAAGAACGGCGATCTCATATCCCACACCACGCATCGCCATGAACCGCCTGTCACCGCAGAACCCATCGGGATCATccacgaggacgaggacatGGTGGTCATCAATAAGCCGTCGGGCCTGCCTGTCCACCCGGCTGGGCGCTACAACTACAACTCGGTCGTCGAGATCATGAAGCAAGAGCGAGGGCCCAATTTCGCACCGCGGCCGTGCAACAGGCTCGACCGGCTCACGAGCGGCATCATGTTTATCGCAAAACATGCCAAGGCGGCTGAGCAGCTGGGCGCCCAAATCCTCCGACGAAGCGTCCGCAAGGAATACATCGCCCGCGTTATCGGCCGATTCCCTGACGGCGAGGTTGTGTGCGATCAGCCCATCCTGCAGATCTCCCCCAAGCTTGGCTTGAACCGGGTGCGAGCCAACGGCAAACCCGCGAGGACAGTCTTCAAGCGTCTGGCCTACTATCCCCCAACTGCCAGCTCGGCACAGGCTCGACATTGCGGGCCGGAGACGGGCAAGCCCTCGACGGCTAACGAGCTCGGAGAAGCTGTTGAGCAGACCCGCCGTTGCGAGTCGCAGGAGGGATATTCCATCGTCCGGTGCTTGCCCGTAACGGGGAGAACCCATCAGATCCGAGTGCACCTACAATTCCTCGGGCATCCCATCCAAAACGACCCGATCTATGCCAACCAGAAGGTCTGGGGTCTCGATCTGGGCTGCAATGATGCCGAGGCCACCCAGAACACTGACGAGGATATCATCACTCGACTCTCGCGTATGGGCAAAGACCAAGTTGCCGACGCTGTCGCGTACCACGACGAGATGGTGGACGAATATTACAAACGGAAGGCCGAAAAAATGTCGGGCGAGGTTTGTGCGCTCTGCGGCACCCCACTGTACACCGACCCGGGAGAACAGGAGCTTTCCCTTTGGCTCCATAGTCTCCGGTATGAAGATGCTGAGGGAACGTGGAGCTATGCCAGTCCATTGCCCGCTTGGGCCTTGCCGCCGGAAGGGAGCTGTGGACCGACACAGGTTGGCGGCATGGAGGACTTGGTCGGAGCAGCTGGAATCGCCCCTGTTGAGTGA